AGCTTCTACGCCGTGGGATTCTGTGGGCTGCGCGGCGCGAGGACGCGATCTGACGCCGCCGACCGTCGGTCCGGTGAGTCCCAGGCTGCCAACGGGATGCGCTGACCACCCATCAGCGCTCTGGGCGCGTGGTGCCTTTGCCGTCGTCGTTGCCGTTCCCCCTCGCCACTGCGTGGAGAGGGGGACAAAGGGGGTGAGGTGCCTTTGCCTTTCCCCTTCGCCCAAAGCGGCGCGTCGTTGCTCTGCTCGTGGAGAGGGGGCTGCCGAAGGCAGGGGGTGAGGTGCCGTTCGAGGGCCGCCACGGCCAGAACCTCGGCCTCTTGCAGACGGTCTGCGCAAAAGGGCATAATGCAGCCATGCTGCCTGCCAAAGAGACTTCTACTGCGACCGCAGTCCTGCACTCACACTCACCCGGGGAAACGCGCGACCTTGCCGCACGCCTGGCTGCATACCTGAAGGTCGGCGATGTGGTGGCTCTCTCGGGGTCGCTCGGGGCAGGGAAGACCTGTTTCGTCCAGGGCCTCGCGCGGGGTCTGGGTATCGAAGGCTACGTCACGAGCCCGACCTTCATTCTCATGCGCCACCATCCCGGTAACCCGTCCCTGTGCCATGCGGACGCCTACCGGCTTGAATCGCCCGAGGAACTTGAGGACCTGGGCCTTGAGGATGTCCTGGCCGGTGCCGTCCTGGCGCTCGAGTGGGCCGAGGGTGTGGCCGATGCACTCCCCGCTGAGCGTCTTGAGGTCCACATCACCTCCGACGGGGAGTCGACCCGCACCTTACACATCGAGGGCCGTGGCGACCGTTTTTCGGCAGTAGTCCGGGAGGCCTTTGCGTGAAGATACTTGCCCTGGAGACCTCGGGAGAGCCCGCAAGCGTGGCCCTCCTGGAGGGCGACCGACTACTCGCCCAGCGGACCTTCCCGAGCCGGATGGCGCTCTGCCGCACCTTGCCCGGGCATATCGGCGAGGCACTGTCCGACGCCGGCTTGTCCTCACTGGACAAAGTGGACGCGCTGGCCGTCTCGCTGGGCCCCGGCTCCTTCACTAGCCTTCGAGTGGGCGTGGCGCTGGCCAAGGCCGCAGCCCATGCACTACATCGCCCGCTGGTCGGCGTCCCGACCCATGACGTGCTGGCCCTGGGCGTCCTGCGAGCGATGGGGGAGAGCCTGGCGCCGGACTCCATGATTTGTGTGGTCCAGAGCGCGCGCAGGGAGGACGTCTACACCACCGGCTACACCGTCCAGGGGGCTTCCGTGACGCCCCTTGGTCCCTGCGAGGTCTGCGGCCTCCAGCAGGTCCTTGACCGGCTCCAGGCGAAACAGACACCGGTTGTCCTGGTGGGCGACGGCGTCGTCCTCCACCGTGACAAGCTGCTTGCCCACAATCCCGGGGGACACGTGACTCTCGGCTCCGACGACCTGCATGCTCCACGGGCCGAGTTTGTGGCGGCGCTCGCACAGCCTCAACTCGCAGCCGCCGACCCCTCGGCCGCTTTCGGTCTCCGCCCGATCTACGTGCTTGCTTCACAGGCTGAGCGCTCCCAGGGCATCGACCTGGGCCTCAGCTAGCCCATACCGCAGGGAAGGGTGAGCCAGATGAAGCCGGTGCTCCCACTGACGGTGCCGCTGCTGATGGTCGTGCTGAGCACAGTAAGCTGCTCTGCCCAGGACTGGACCGCCAAGCAGGCGCTGGCCGTAGACCCGACGACGCAGGTCCAGCTTCTGCCGAACGGTGACCTGGAGCGAGTGCAGGAGAAGACCTTCGAGGGATGGCGGCCCTGGCAGATTGGCTACGAGGTGGACGATCAAGTCAAGCACGGCGGCCGCTACAGCGCCAAGTGCACCTCGGCCTCCAACGACGAGCAGCGTGGCATGACCTACGTCCTCACGCTCAACCAGAAGACGCCTGCGCCGATCATGGCCGAGCTCTGGAGTAAGGCCGAGCAGGTCACCGGCGGCCAGGACAGCAACTACTCCCTCTACCTGGACCTGGAGTACATGGACGGCACCCCTCTGTGGGGGCAGGTCTCACCCTTCAAGCCCGGAACTCACGACTGGCAGAAGCGCACGGTAGTCGTGACGCCCGCCAAGCCCATCAAGTCCGTCTCCGTGCATGGCATCTTCCGCGGTCGCACCGGCACCGCCTGGTTTGACGACTTCCGCTTCTGGGAGGTCAGGGTGCCCGGCGGCGTGCAGCAGTTCGACAGCGTGACCATCGCCTCCAGTCAGCCACCCACCGGCCCAGGCACTCCGGGAATCCCGGTGCGCCTGTTCTGCCGTGACGTGGCGGCCAAGTCCAGCTTCCTTGGCCCAGAGCAGACCTGGAGCGCCCCGGTGGACGGTGTCTCGACCTTCTCCCACACGATCGAGGCGCTCAAGCTCTCCCTCGCCGCAACCTGGAAGTCGATCGGTCGCGACGCCTATCGTCTCGACCTGACGGTGAAGGACCTCAGCGGCGCTGACCGGGCTCTGACCGTCTACTGCAGCGTACCCGTCGACGCCGTGCTCTGGACCTGGTACGACGATCAGCGCACCCCCAAACCGATCGAGGAAGGTGGCAAGTACTCGAACTACACCTCCGTCCGCGCCGGTGCCAACGGCATGGCTTCGCGCTGGCCGATTGCCTGCGTTGCCGGTCGAACCGAGGCGATGGTCATCGGCGCTCCCCTCGATGTCCCGCGTCTGTGCCGGTTCTCCTATGACGCCGGTTCGCGCGAGCTGTTCGCGGCAGTCGATCTGGGCCTCTCGGCTGCTGTCCGGCGGTACCCTTCGCAGGCATCCATGAGCCTCGTCGTCTACCGCAGCGATCCGCGGTGGGGGTTCCGGTCGGCCCTGCAGCGCTACTACGAGCTCTTCCCTGACTGCTTCACCAAGCGGAACACCAAAGAGGGCATCTGGATGCCCTTCACCGATATCGCCAAGGTCGAGGGCTTCCAGGACTTCGGCTTCCAGTTCCATGAGGGCAACAACAACGTCGCCTTCGACGAGAAGAACGGCATCGACAGCTTCGTCTACGTGGAGCCCGCGAGTCACTGGCTGTCCATGCCCAAGGATATGGAGCGCACCAACGACCGGGCCATCGCGTACCTGAAGGAGAAGGCCTCCAAGGGCGATCTGCAGTCCCAGGCGACCCTTAGCTCGGCCCTGGAGGATCCCGAGGGTGCCTGGTACGGCGGCACCATCACCGCGCCCTGGTGTGACGGAGCACTGTACTACAACAACCCGAGCCCCTTCGTGAAGGGGCTGGACCCGGCAAGTGTCACGCAGTTTGACGTCCGCTGGCGGAGCATCGACGGGGCCTTCAAAGCGGCGGAGAAGCTGCCCGAGAAGGCAGTCCTCGACGGTACCTATGTTGACTCCTTCGAGATGGCGGCGACGCAGCTCAACTACCGACCGAGTCACCTTGCGGAGACCGGCACGCCACTGGTCTACGACACCGACGGCCGCCTGTGCCAGATGGAGATCTTCAACAGCCTCGACTTCGCCGCCGAGCTTGCTCACCGGATGTGGGGAGCGGGGAAGATGACCTTCGCCAACTCCACGCCGGCCAACTTCCCCTGGGGTGGAGCGTGGTTTGACGTGATGGGCACTGAGACGAACTGGTGCCCGGGAGGCAAGTACACGCCGAACGCCGACGCAACGATGAACTACCGCCGGGGCATCTGCTACCAGCGACCGTATCTTCTCCTCATGAACACGGTCTTTGACGACATGAAGCCGGAGTGGATCGAGCTGTACATGAAGCGCTGCGTGGCCTACGCCATCTTCCCGGGCTTCTTCAGCCACAACGCTTCGAGCGATGTGTACTTCAGCCGGCCGCTGCTGTACAACCGCGATCGGTCGCTGTTCCTCAAGTACGTCCCGGTGATCAAGACCCTGAGCGCCGCGGGCTGGCAGCCGATCACCTGGGCGTGGCCGAAGGAGGCGAAGGTGTACCTCGAGCGGTACGGCGATGGCGCCGGTCCTGTGTACCTAACGGTGTTCAACGATTCCCCTCAGGCGGTGACAACGGAACTGAGCATCGACCTCGCGGCCCTGGGAAGGCCGCTGCAGGCAGCAAGCGTCCGCGAACTGTTCTCGGGCAGCGACCTCGCTTACGACGTCAGCGGGAAGTACGCTCGACTGCCAATCAGCCTCGGCCCAGAGGATGTTAAGGTTCTGTTATTGGGCCGATAGGGAACTTGCGGGTGCTGCGCCTTTGTTGTAGCCTTCCGCTCGTTGTGTATGCTCGACCAAGCTTTGCTGCGGGGTCCTGTCTGGTCTTCCGCGGCCGTAGATACCGATGGGAAGCCAGAAGCGAATGACCAACAGCACAACGTGTTGCCGTACTGCCACCACAGGCGACCAGCCCTCCACCACAGCCCCCGGATTCCTGACCCGTTGGGGTTGGCTGGCGGTCGTGCTGGTCGGTCTGGCCATGTACTTCGTGGGGATCTGGAGCTACCACTTCCTCGACCCCGACGAGGGGCGCTATGCCGAGATTCCGCGCGAGATGCTGGAGAGCGGCGATTTCGTCACCCCGCGCCTCAATTACGTAAAATACTTCGAGAAACCGCCATTGATGTACTGGATCACGGCAGGCGCCTTCGCTCTTGCCGGGGAGAAGGAGTGGGCAGGCCGTGCGGTGCCGGCTACTGCGGGGTTCCTGACGCTGCTTCTGGTTATGGGGCTGGGCCGCCGCATGTGGGGGAAACGCGGCGGCGTGATCTCCGGTTGGGTCTACCTCACCAGCGTTCTCCCGCTGGTGATGGCGCGCCTACTGATCATTGATGGGTTGTTCGGTCTCTGTTTGTCCGCCTGCTGGGCCTCGTGGTGGCTGGGAACAGACACGGAAGAGGCCGTCCCCAAGCGACGTTGGTACCTGGCAGCCTGGGCCTGCCTTGCTCTGGCAACCCTGGCCAAGGGTCCAACAGCGATCGCGATGAGCGTGGGCGTGGTTCTGGTATACTGTGGCCTGCGCCGTGACTTCCGTCCCTTGCGCGAGATGGCCTGGGCCTCGGGGCTGCTGCTCTTCGCAGTGATCGCCTTGCCCTGGCATGTGCTGGTCAGCCTGGCGAACCCGGAGTTCCCTTACTACTACATCGTAGTGCAGCATCTGCTCCGCGCTGCCGGCCAGGAGCATATCAAACCGGCGTGGTACTTCTTCGTCATCACGCCCCTGGGGATGTGGGGCTGGGCGCTCATCGCCCTGCCTGTGTTCTGGGCCGCCTTGCGGAAGTCCCTGACCCTGTGGCGCCGCCCTGTGACGACCGAAGCACAGGACGCCGACACACAGCGAACCGACCGCGAGCACTCGGCCGTGACCTTCCTGGTCGTCTGGGCGCTGGGGGTCGTCGTCTTCTTCAGCCTGAGCCGGTGCAAGCTGGTGCCCTACATGCAGCCGGCGTACCCGGCCCTGGCCCTGCTAATCGGTTGGTACCTGACACGTGGTGTCAGGGCCGTAACAGCAGTAAGGGTCGCTGCAGCGGTGACCGGACTGATGTTCTTGTGCCTGGGAATAGCCGCACCCTTCCTGGCCGCCGACCAGGATGTCGTACCGGCAGCCAGCTTCATGCCTCTTGCATACGGGCTTGCCGCGGGCATGGTGATCAGCGCCCTTGCGCTCTTTGTCAGCTCCTTCCGGGGCCGGTGGCTGACCTTCACGCCCGGTCTGGTACTTGCGCTGATAGTGCCTTTCCTGGTCGCCAACATCCCGCTCTTTGCCCAGTACAAGCGCGTCGGTGCTATACTTGACGGGATGCCGCAACCCATGCCCGCCGATGTGCGGATCGCCGAGTGGAACAGCTACGACCAGAGTCTGAGCTTCTACCTGCACCGCCGCGTCGCCCTGATCGGCACACGGGACGAGCTGAAGTTCGGCAGCGAGATCGGCGACAACCGAGAGTACTTCCTGGAGGGCCCTGAAGACCTCCCGGCCCTGTCCAGCAAGGGGCCCTTGCTGCTGCTTGTGATACCGCGCGACTGGAGCACCGCCAGAACCTGGGAGGAGTTCCAGGTGGCGGCCGCCAACAGCAGCAACATCATGCTCGGGAACCGGGCCTTCTTCGAGCGCACCAAACTGCGGCCCTGGCCGCACGAAGCCGTCACCAAGTCGCCGCTGCTCTTGATGCCGCAGCCGCAGGGCAGCGCTACTACACCTCTACCTGCACGATAGGGAGATGCTCCTTCGTGGGTGAATCACCAAAGCAGCCGCTACGAGACGAGGTCCTGCCCTTCAGCCGCCCGCGCATTGGGGATGAGGAGGTTGACGAGGTCGTAGCGGCCCTGCGTTCGGGCTGGCTGACCACCGGGCCACGAGTCGATGCCTTCGAAGCCGCCCTGGGCGAGTACTTCGGAGCGGGCACCGAGGTCGTCTCGGTAAACTCCGGAACGGCGGCTTTGCATCTCGCCAATCTGGCCACCGGCATCGGCCCCGGCGACGAGGTCCTTACGACCCCGCTCACCTGGGCCGCGACCTCGAACATGCTGCTCCTCGTGGGCGCCAAGCCCGTGTTCGTCGACATCGATCGTGACACCCTGAACATGGATGTCGCTCTGCTGGAGGCCGCGATCACCGAGCGCACGAAGGCGATTCTGCCCGTGCACTTCGCCGGCCTGTGCTGCGACATGGTCCCCATGATGCAAGTGGCGCGCGACCACAACCTCTTCATCATCGAGGACGCGGCACACTGCTTCGGGTCGACCTGCCCCGCGGGAGTTGCCGGGATGATCGGCCGGGCAGGCTGTCTGAGCTTCCATCCCAGCAAGCCCATCACCACCGGCGAGGGCGGCGCGCTCCTCACCCGTGACCCGGAGGTGGCGGAACGTGCCCGACTGCTGCGCTTCCACGGCGTGACCCGTGGCGCACGAGCACGGATGTCGGGCACGGCTGAGTATGAGGTGGAGGCGGTCGGGTTCAAGTACAACATGCTCGACATGCAGGCCGCGATCGGGCTTCACCAGATCAAGCGTGCCGCCCAGACGCGCCAACGACGCTCGGAACTTGCCGCCCTCTACCGCAGTCTGAT
This DNA window, taken from Armatimonadia bacterium, encodes the following:
- the tsaE gene encoding tRNA (adenosine(37)-N6)-threonylcarbamoyltransferase complex ATPase subunit type 1 TsaE, whose product is MLPAKETSTATAVLHSHSPGETRDLAARLAAYLKVGDVVALSGSLGAGKTCFVQGLARGLGIEGYVTSPTFILMRHHPGNPSLCHADAYRLESPEELEDLGLEDVLAGAVLALEWAEGVADALPAERLEVHITSDGESTRTLHIEGRGDRFSAVVREAFA
- the tsaB gene encoding tRNA (adenosine(37)-N6)-threonylcarbamoyltransferase complex dimerization subunit type 1 TsaB, translating into MKILALETSGEPASVALLEGDRLLAQRTFPSRMALCRTLPGHIGEALSDAGLSSLDKVDALAVSLGPGSFTSLRVGVALAKAAAHALHRPLVGVPTHDVLALGVLRAMGESLAPDSMICVVQSARREDVYTTGYTVQGASVTPLGPCEVCGLQQVLDRLQAKQTPVVLVGDGVVLHRDKLLAHNPGGHVTLGSDDLHAPRAEFVAALAQPQLAAADPSAAFGLRPIYVLASQAERSQGIDLGLS
- a CDS encoding glycosyltransferase family 39 protein, whose amino-acid sequence is MTNSTTCCRTATTGDQPSTTAPGFLTRWGWLAVVLVGLAMYFVGIWSYHFLDPDEGRYAEIPREMLESGDFVTPRLNYVKYFEKPPLMYWITAGAFALAGEKEWAGRAVPATAGFLTLLLVMGLGRRMWGKRGGVISGWVYLTSVLPLVMARLLIIDGLFGLCLSACWASWWLGTDTEEAVPKRRWYLAAWACLALATLAKGPTAIAMSVGVVLVYCGLRRDFRPLREMAWASGLLLFAVIALPWHVLVSLANPEFPYYYIVVQHLLRAAGQEHIKPAWYFFVITPLGMWGWALIALPVFWAALRKSLTLWRRPVTTEAQDADTQRTDREHSAVTFLVVWALGVVVFFSLSRCKLVPYMQPAYPALALLIGWYLTRGVRAVTAVRVAAAVTGLMFLCLGIAAPFLAADQDVVPAASFMPLAYGLAAGMVISALALFVSSFRGRWLTFTPGLVLALIVPFLVANIPLFAQYKRVGAILDGMPQPMPADVRIAEWNSYDQSLSFYLHRRVALIGTRDELKFGSEIGDNREYFLEGPEDLPALSSKGPLLLLVIPRDWSTARTWEEFQVAAANSSNIMLGNRAFFERTKLRPWPHEAVTKSPLLLMPQPQGSATTPLPAR
- a CDS encoding DegT/DnrJ/EryC1/StrS aminotransferase family protein, encoding MGESPKQPLRDEVLPFSRPRIGDEEVDEVVAALRSGWLTTGPRVDAFEAALGEYFGAGTEVVSVNSGTAALHLANLATGIGPGDEVLTTPLTWAATSNMLLLVGAKPVFVDIDRDTLNMDVALLEAAITERTKAILPVHFAGLCCDMVPMMQVARDHNLFIIEDAAHCFGSTCPAGVAGMIGRAGCLSFHPSKPITTGEGGALLTRDPEVAERARLLRFHGVTRGARARMSGTAEYEVEAVGFKYNMLDMQAAIGLHQIKRAAQTRQRRSELAALYRSLMADLDGDVLFLPANPPADWQHSWHLYVIRLNLDRVTLDRPAFRQALRDRNIATGLHYRSLHVEPLYQRELGCKTEDYPNAAWASDRVVSLPLFADMTDEDAVYVANAVREVLDGNRR